A window of Halomonas sp. H10-9-1 contains these coding sequences:
- a CDS encoding DUF6624 domain-containing protein, with the protein MNQNLADELVTMMAEDQRLLQYLFDSGELPSESYHPRMKVLHEQNAFRLKEIIHAHGWPGISLVGEQAAKAAWLVVQHSVSDPEFMGECVALLEDAVAREDVAGWQLAFLQDRVCTLSGQPQHYGTQFDIDENGWPTPFPIEDSATVNERRARLGLNSIEERQEQMTEQERKRRANIEQTS; encoded by the coding sequence ATGAATCAGAATCTTGCGGATGAGCTGGTCACTATGATGGCGGAAGACCAGCGGTTATTGCAGTACCTCTTCGATTCCGGCGAGCTGCCGTCTGAGTCTTATCATCCCCGGATGAAAGTCCTGCATGAGCAGAATGCTTTTCGCCTGAAAGAGATTATTCATGCTCACGGCTGGCCCGGTATTTCGTTAGTTGGGGAACAGGCCGCCAAAGCTGCATGGCTGGTCGTTCAGCATTCTGTTTCAGATCCCGAGTTCATGGGTGAATGTGTCGCGCTACTGGAAGATGCCGTTGCAAGAGAGGATGTAGCGGGCTGGCAGTTGGCCTTCCTCCAGGACCGGGTGTGTACTCTATCTGGCCAGCCCCAACATTACGGCACCCAGTTTGATATTGATGAAAACGGTTGGCCAACACCGTTTCCTATCGAGGATTCTGCTACGGTTAATGAACGCCGTGCGCGTCTCGGGCTGAATTCCATCGAGGAGCGCCAGGAGCAGATGACTGAGCAGGAGCGGAAGCGCCGTGCCAATATCGAACAAACCAGTTAA